From Eptesicus fuscus isolate TK198812 chromosome 22, DD_ASM_mEF_20220401, whole genome shotgun sequence, a single genomic window includes:
- the CDK18 gene encoding cyclin-dependent kinase 18: protein MNKMKNFKRRFSLSVPRTETIEESLTEFAEQFNQLHNRDPEDLQLGPLGRDAQPEPSTFSPTDGGEEPRPPSPGMQYRRPSQRRFSMEDISKRLSLPVDIRLPQEFLQKLQLESPELPKPLSRMSRRASLSDIGFGKLETYVKLDKLGEGTYATVFKGRSKLTENLVALKEIRLEHEEGAPCTAIREVSLLKNLKHANIVTLHDLIHTERSLTLVFEYLDSDLKQYLDHCGNLMSMHNVKIFMFQLLRGLAYCHRRKILHRDLKPQNLLINERGELKLADFGLARAKSVPTKTYSNEVVTLWYRPPDVLLGSTEYSTPIDMWGVGCIHYEMATGRPLFPGSTVKEELHLIFRLLGTPTEETWPGVMGQSEFRAYNFPRYLPQPLISHVPRLDSEGIHLLTSLLLYESKSRISAEAALNHPYFRSLGERVHQLQDTASIFSLKEIQLQKDPGCRGLAFQQPGRGKSRRQSIF, encoded by the exons ATGAATAAGATGAAGAACTTCAAGCGCCGCTTCTCGCTGTCCGTGCCCCGCACCGAGACCATCGAGGAGTCCCTGACGGAGTTCGCAGAGCAGTTCAACCAGCTCCACAACCGGGACCCTGAGG ATCTGCAGCTTGGTCCTCTTGGCAGAGACGCCCAGCCAGAGCCCAGCACCTTCTCCCCGACAGACGGTGGGGAGGAGCCCAGGCCGCCGTCCCCGGGCATGCAGTACCGGCGGCCGAGCCAGCGCCGCTTCTCCATGGAG GACATCAGTAAGAGGCTCTCTCTGCCCGTGGACATCCGCCTGCCCCAGGAATTCCTGCAGAAGCTGCAGCTGGAGAGCCCGGAGCTGCCCAAACCGCTCAGCCGCATGTCCCGCCGAGCATCCCTG TCAGATATCGGCTTTGGGAAACTGGAAACATATGTGAAACTGGACAAACTGGGGGAG GGCACCTACGCCACGGTCTTCAAAGGGCGCAGCAAGCTGACGGAGAACCTCGTGGCCTTGAAGGAGATCCGGCTGGAGCACGAGGAGGGGGCGCCCTGCACTGCCATCCGAGAGG TGTCTCTGCTGAAGAACCTGAAGCACGCCAATATTGTCACCCTGCATGACCTCATTCATACGGAGCGGTCCCTCACCCTGGTGTTTGAGTACCTG GACAGTGACCTGAAGCAGTATCTGGACCACTGTGGAAACCTCATGAGCATGCACAACGTCAAG ATCTTCATGTTCCAGCTGCTCCGGGGCCTCGCCTACTGCCACCGCCGCAAGATCCTGCACCGGGACCTGAAACCCCAGAACCTGCTCATCAACGAGCGGGGGGAGCTGAAGCTGGCGGACTTTG GACTGGCCCGGGCCAAGTCCGTGCCCACGAAGACCTACTCCAATGAGGTGGTGACCCTGTGGTACAGGCCCCCCGACGTGCTGCTGGGCTCCACAGAGTACTCCACCCCCATCGACATGTG GGGCGTGGGCTGCATTCACTACGAGATGGCCACGGGGCGGCCCCTCTTCCCCGGCTCCACGGTGAAGGAGGAGCTGCACCTCATCTTTCGACTCCTCG GGACCCCTACAGAAGAGACGTGGCCCGGAGTGATGGGCCAGTCTGAGTTCCGTGCCTACAACTTCCCCCGGTACCTCCCCCAGCCGCTCATCAGCCACGTTCCCAG GTTGGACTCCGAAGGCATCCACCTCCTGACCAGCCTTCTCTTG TATGAATCGAAGAGCCGCATATCCGCAGAGGCAGCCTTGAACCACCCCTACTTCCGGTCTCTGGGGGAGCGCGTGCACCAGCTCCAAGACA CTGCCTCCATCTTCTCCCTGAAGGAGATCCAGCTCCAGAAGGACCCAGGGTGCCGGGGCCTGGCCTTCCAGCAGCCAG GACGAGGGAAGAGCCGGCGACAGAGCATCTTCTGA